The Bemisia tabaci chromosome 5, PGI_BMITA_v3 genome includes a window with the following:
- the LOC109031420 gene encoding proton-coupled amino acid transporter-like protein pathetic isoform X3, translating into MVDRAEIIPLHKQSGGKNVRPIITEFDPKKSGVRTERADLVMVKYKCQSNGVPITMTTGSTLPLVSSTNKDAESGGYNPFEHRKVAHPTSDMETFIHLLKGSLGTGILAMPLAFSNAGLWFGLAATFTIGLICTYCVHILVKSSHILCRRMKVPSLSFADIAEVAFLAGPTSVQGFAAFSRSMVNLFLVIDLLGCCCVYLVFVAKNIKQVVDVYAGAEFDVRWYILSILPLLIAINLIRNLKYLAPFSMISNLLVGIGITITFYYMFKDLPSLDSVPHQHFSSFEQLPLFFGTAIFALEGIGVVMPLENNMKKPQHLIGCPGVLNTGMFLVISLYSGVGFFGYLKYGSKTEPSITLNLPQHELLGQSVKLMMAVAIFLTYALQFYVPFEIIWKSVKHRFTSKPKTAEYSLRVGLVVGTVVLAITFPELGPFISLVGALCLSTLGLMFPAIIELVIYWEEPGMGAYNWRLYKNLAIIAFGLLGLVTGTYTSLWEMGMGNAH; encoded by the exons GGAAAAAATGTGCGGCCAATCATTACAGAATTTGACCCAAAGAAAAGCGGAGTCCGGACGGAAAGGGCGGATCTCGTCATGGTCAa GTACAAATGCCAGTCAAATGGGGTGCCTATCACGATGACAACAGGATCGACGCTCCCTCTAGTATCGAGTACGAACAAGGATGCCGAATCGGGAGGCTACAACCCCTTCGAGCATCGGAAAGTCGCCCATCCGACTTC GGACATGGAGACATTCATTCACCTGTTGAAAGGTAGTTTAGGCACTGGCATCCTTGCCATGCCGCTAGCTTTTTCAAATGCTGGACTATGGTTCGGTTTGGCCGCCACGTTTACTATTGGTTTAATCTGCACATACTGTGTTCACATTCTA GTAAAATCCTCGCATATATTGTGTAGGAGAATGAAAGTTCCGTCCTTGAGTTTTGCGGATATTGCTGAAGTTGCTTTCCTAGCAGGACCTACTTCTGTTCAGGGTTTTGCTGCCTTCTCTAG gTCTATGGTTAATTTGTTCCTCGTAATTGATTTGCTTGGTTGCTGTTGTGTCTATTTGGTTTTTGTCGCTAAAAATATCAAGCAG gttgtTGATGTATACGCAGGGGCAGAGTTTGATGTACGATGGTACATCCTGTCCATTCTGCCTCTATTGATTGCAATCAACTTGATCCGGAACCTGAAATATTTAGCCCCGTTTTCCATGATTTCAAACCTGCTGGTTGGAATTGGGATAACGATTACTTTCTACTACATGTTCAAGGACTTACCTTCGTTGGACTCGGTTCCACACCAGCACTTCTCATCCTTTGAGCAGCTTCCGCTCTTTTTTGGCACAGCTATTTTTGCCTTGGAAGGAATCGGTGTT GTGATGCCATTGGAGAATAACATGAAAAAGCCACAGCATTTGATCGGATGTCCAGGAGTGTTGAACACAGGCATGTTTTTGGTCATCAGTTTGTATTCTGGAGTCGGATTCTTTGGATACTTGAAGTATGGCAGTAAAACGGAACCGAGCATCACGTTGAACCTGCCTCAACATGAGCT GTTAGGGCAAAGTGTAAAACTTATGATGGCTGTTGCTATTTTCTTGACGTACGCTCTGCAGTTCTACGTACCATtcgaaatcatctggaaatcaGTAAAACATCGATTCACCTCCAAGCCAAAGACTGCCGAATACAGCTTGCGTGTAGGACTGGTGGTCGGAACAG TTGTTTTGGCTATAACTTTCCCAGAACTGGGTCCTTTCATCTCTTTGGTGGGTGCATTGTGTTTATCGACGCTTGGACTCATGTTCCCTGCAATCATTGAACTGGTAATCTACTGGGAAGAACCTGGAATGGGCGCCTACAACTGGAGGCTATACAAGAACCTCGCCATTATCGCTTTTGGACTTCTTGGCCTGGTAACAGGGACATACACGAGTCTCTGGGAAATGGGAATGGGTAATGCCCATTAA
- the LOC109031420 gene encoding proton-coupled amino acid transporter-like protein pathetic isoform X2 has protein sequence MVDRAEIIPLHKQSGVSKLQICPPKNPKTSRQPPGKNVRPIITEFDPKKSGVRTERADLVMVKYKCQSNGVPITMTTGSTLPLVSSTNKDAESGGYNPFEHRKVAHPTSDMETFIHLLKGSLGTGILAMPLAFSNAGLWFGLAATFTIGLICTYCVHILVKSSHILCRRMKVPSLSFADIAEVAFLAGPTSVQGFAAFSRSMVNLFLVIDLLGCCCVYLVFVAKNIKQVVDVYAGAEFDVRWYILSILPLLIAINLIRNLKYLAPFSMISNLLVGIGITITFYYMFKDLPSLDSVPHQHFSSFEQLPLFFGTAIFALEGIGVVMPLENNMKKPQHLIGCPGVLNTGMFLVISLYSGVGFFGYLKYGSKTEPSITLNLPQHELLGQSVKLMMAVAIFLTYALQFYVPFEIIWKSVKHRFTSKPKTAEYSLRVGLVVGTVVLAITFPELGPFISLVGALCLSTLGLMFPAIIELVIYWEEPGMGAYNWRLYKNLAIIAFGLLGLVTGTYTSLWEMGMGNAH, from the exons GGAAAAAATGTGCGGCCAATCATTACAGAATTTGACCCAAAGAAAAGCGGAGTCCGGACGGAAAGGGCGGATCTCGTCATGGTCAa GTACAAATGCCAGTCAAATGGGGTGCCTATCACGATGACAACAGGATCGACGCTCCCTCTAGTATCGAGTACGAACAAGGATGCCGAATCGGGAGGCTACAACCCCTTCGAGCATCGGAAAGTCGCCCATCCGACTTC GGACATGGAGACATTCATTCACCTGTTGAAAGGTAGTTTAGGCACTGGCATCCTTGCCATGCCGCTAGCTTTTTCAAATGCTGGACTATGGTTCGGTTTGGCCGCCACGTTTACTATTGGTTTAATCTGCACATACTGTGTTCACATTCTA GTAAAATCCTCGCATATATTGTGTAGGAGAATGAAAGTTCCGTCCTTGAGTTTTGCGGATATTGCTGAAGTTGCTTTCCTAGCAGGACCTACTTCTGTTCAGGGTTTTGCTGCCTTCTCTAG gTCTATGGTTAATTTGTTCCTCGTAATTGATTTGCTTGGTTGCTGTTGTGTCTATTTGGTTTTTGTCGCTAAAAATATCAAGCAG gttgtTGATGTATACGCAGGGGCAGAGTTTGATGTACGATGGTACATCCTGTCCATTCTGCCTCTATTGATTGCAATCAACTTGATCCGGAACCTGAAATATTTAGCCCCGTTTTCCATGATTTCAAACCTGCTGGTTGGAATTGGGATAACGATTACTTTCTACTACATGTTCAAGGACTTACCTTCGTTGGACTCGGTTCCACACCAGCACTTCTCATCCTTTGAGCAGCTTCCGCTCTTTTTTGGCACAGCTATTTTTGCCTTGGAAGGAATCGGTGTT GTGATGCCATTGGAGAATAACATGAAAAAGCCACAGCATTTGATCGGATGTCCAGGAGTGTTGAACACAGGCATGTTTTTGGTCATCAGTTTGTATTCTGGAGTCGGATTCTTTGGATACTTGAAGTATGGCAGTAAAACGGAACCGAGCATCACGTTGAACCTGCCTCAACATGAGCT GTTAGGGCAAAGTGTAAAACTTATGATGGCTGTTGCTATTTTCTTGACGTACGCTCTGCAGTTCTACGTACCATtcgaaatcatctggaaatcaGTAAAACATCGATTCACCTCCAAGCCAAAGACTGCCGAATACAGCTTGCGTGTAGGACTGGTGGTCGGAACAG TTGTTTTGGCTATAACTTTCCCAGAACTGGGTCCTTTCATCTCTTTGGTGGGTGCATTGTGTTTATCGACGCTTGGACTCATGTTCCCTGCAATCATTGAACTGGTAATCTACTGGGAAGAACCTGGAATGGGCGCCTACAACTGGAGGCTATACAAGAACCTCGCCATTATCGCTTTTGGACTTCTTGGCCTGGTAACAGGGACATACACGAGTCTCTGGGAAATGGGAATGGGTAATGCCCATTAA
- the LOC109030527 gene encoding DNA-directed RNA polymerases I, II, and III subunit RPABC5, translating to MIIPIRCFTCGKVIGNKWETYLGLLQAEYTEGDALDALGLKRYCCRRMLLGHVDLIEKLLNYAPLEK from the exons ATGATCATCCCTATTCGCTGTTTCACATGTGGTAAGGTCATTGGAAATAAATGGGAAACCTATCTGGGCCTCTTACAAGCTGAATATACGGAAGG AGATGCACTTGATGCCTTGGGACTGAAGAGATACTGCTGTCGAAGGATGCTTCTCGGTCATGTTGACctgattgaaaaattattgaactatGCACCTTTGGAAAAGTAA